In the genome of Capra hircus breed San Clemente chromosome 5, ASM170441v1, whole genome shotgun sequence, one region contains:
- the MLF2 gene encoding myeloid leukemia factor 2: protein MFRFMRDVEPEDPMFLMDPFAIHRQHMNRMLSGGFGYSPFLSITDGNLPGTRPASRRMQAGAVSPFGMLGMSGGFMDMFGMMNDMIGNMEHMTAGGNCQTFSSSTVISYSNTGDGAPKVYQETSEMRSAPGGIRETRRTVRDSDSGLEQMSIGHHIRDRAHILQRSRNHRTGDQEERQDYINLDESEAAAFDDEWRRETSRFRQQRPLEFRRHEASGGGGRRAEGPPRLAIQGPEDSPSRQSRRYDW from the exons ATGTTCCGCTTCATGAGGGACGTGGAGCCCGAGGACCCCATGTTCCTGAT GGACCCCTTTGCCATTCACCGTCAGCACATGAACCGGATGTTGTCAGGGGGGTTTGGATATAGCCCCTTCCTCAGCATCACAGATGGCAATCTGCCAGGGACCCGGCCTGCCAGCCGCAGGATGCAG GCTGGGGCTGTCTCCCCTTTTGGAATGCTGGGAATG TCAGGCGGCTTCATGGACATGTTCGGGATGATGAACGACATGATCGGCAACATG gaGCACATGACAGCCGGAGGCAATTGCCAGaccttctcctcctccactgTCATCTCCTACTCCAACACCGGCGACGGGGCCCCCAAGGTCTACCAAGAGACGTCGGAGATGCGCTCGGCCCCAGGCGGG ATCCGGGAGACCCGGCGGACCGTTCGCGACTCCGACAGCGGGCTGGAGCAGATGTCCATTGGGCATCACATCCGGGACCGGGCTCACATCCTCCAGCGCTCCCGAAACCACCGCACGGGGGACCAGGAGGAGCGGCAGGACTATATCAACCTGGACGAGA GTGAGGCCGCGGCGTTTGATGACGAGTGGCGGAGGGAGACTTCCCGATTCCGGCAGCAGCGCCCTCTGGAATTTCGGAGGCACGAGGCTTCCGGGGGTGGAGGACGAAGGGCTGAGGGGCCTCCCCGCCTGGCTATACAGGGACCCGAGGACTCCCCATCCCGACAGTCGCGCCGCTACGACTGGTGA